In Thermoplasmata archaeon, the sequence CCAAGAACCCCACGGGATGGCCGTCCAGGTCGGAGACCAGGAATCCTTCCCGCCACCAGCGGTGGATGTCCAGGTACAAGGAAGTCGGGTAGTTCTCGCGCAACGCCTCGCGCACGATGGATGCGACGGCAGGGATGTCGTTCGGAATGAACGGCCGAATCTGCAACAACGCCCCGCCAAGTGCCGCCGCCTTTTCAACGTGACGGTCGTCGGCATCCTCATGTGCCTCCGTCGGGATGCGGCGGCGTGCGTCTCTGGATCGAACTCTCGGGAGAGCATCCCACCCTACCGCGGGCCGAGGCCCTTGCCGCGCTCGAGGCGGAAGGCTGCACGGTCCGCGAGGCGACCCTGTCCTCCCAACTCCTCCGCCTTGACGCGATCGGACCGGTCGCCCGGGCCGCGCGGCGACTGGGTCTTGCCCACGTCGTCTGCGAGGAGCTGGCGCACGGAGATCTCGACGAGCTCCGCGCCTACGCTCGATCCTACGAACTCGGCGGGAAGACCTTTCGCACCCGGGCGCACGGTCTCGGGGTGGACCTGGACACGAACGCCGTGGAAGGGGCACTCGGGGCGGACTTTGGCCGCACGGGCCGCGTTGACCTCCGTTCGCCCTCCGTGGACTTCCGCTTGCTCCTCGGGGAGGATTTCCTCCTGGGGCGCGTCCTGTTCCGCGTGGATCGCCCCGGGCTCGAGGCGCGCAAGGTGACCCATCGGAGCTTCAGCCTCCCGATTTCCCTGCACCCCAAACTCGCCCGTGCTCTGGTCAATCTGTCCCGGGTGCCGACCGGAGGCATCCTCCTGGATCCGTTCTGCGGCACCGGCGGCGTGGTCCTGGAGGCGGCGAAGATCGGGCTACGACCCCTGGGCGGGGACGTCCGGACCCTCATGGTCCACGGCGCGCGGAAGTCCCTCCGTGCCCTCCACGCCGACGCCGAGTTCGTGACCGCGGAGGCGGGACGCGGGCCCTGGCGTCGCGGAACCATCCACGGGATCGCGACGGACCCTCCCTACGGCCGTGCCGCATCCACGCGGGGCGAATCCCGATTGGCGTTGTACGAACGGGCCTTTGCCGCGTGGGACGAAGTCGTGCCCCGTAAGCGCTTCGTGGCCGTCGTGCTCCCGGACGAGGGGGCCATTGCCCTGGGGGAGACGCGTTGGGTTCTGCTCGAGCGACATGCGATGCGCGTCCACCGCTCGCTGGTCCGCACGTTCTGCGTCTTCGCTACGTGACGTGGAGGTTGATGGCGAGTCCGGGTCCTGTGTTCGTGTCCCCGAGAAGTGCTTGGACGCTGAAGGAGGCCGTCACGCCCGGTGTCGCGGTCTTAGGCACGTCGACGCGGAGAACGACCACCGCCCGCTGGCCGTTCCCGAGCGTGAACGAAGTCGTGGGCCCGTTGACCACGGTCAGGCGTCCGTCGATCGTCACGTTCACGTACTCGATTGTGAAGTTCGCGAGGTTGAGGTTGTTAGGATTGATCACGAGGTGCACCTGGTCCGGAACCGTGCTCGTGTCGTTCAGGGCGAAGCTCAGGTTGGCCGTCGACGCCGGCGTGACGTTCGTCGTGAGCTCCGAGATCGGGGCGCCCGCGACGGACTGGAAGGAGATTCCCTGGACCTGCGGAACGAACACAAACGGTTGGATCACGAACGTGCTGAGAAGGATGACCACCGCCCCGATGCCCACGAGGGTCCGGGGCACATCGAGCCGGCTCAGATCGTTGAGCGGCGGGGGATGGCGCACCCCGATGAGCAGGATCAGGAACGCGAAAATGAACCAGCCCGAGTAGTACGCGCCCATCAGGACCAGCAAGGCCACCGCGGCCCAGGAGATCAGGCGCTGGCGGTCACCCAGGAGCGCGCGGGCGATGTGGCCGCCGTCGAGCTGCCCCGCGGGCAGCAGG encodes:
- a CDS encoding site-2 protease family protein, with the translated sequence GGFALAIPITIAGLFLTAANPRPLLPVAGEFQFVQPSLFYSFLKLFFPISANVAIHPLAFAGWVGLFVTAINLLPAGQLDGGHIARALLGDRQRLISWAAVALLVLMGAYYSGWFIFAFLILLIGVRHPPPLNDLSRLDVPRTLVGIGAVVILLSTFVIQPFVFVPQVQGISFQSVAGAPISELTTNVTPASTANLSFALNDTSTVPDQVHLVINPNNLNLANFTIEYVNVTIDGRLTVVNGPTTSFTLGNGQRAVVVLRVDVPKTATPGVTASFSVQALLGDTNTGPGLAINLHVT